In one window of Thalassophryne amazonica chromosome 9, fThaAma1.1, whole genome shotgun sequence DNA:
- the pou4f3 gene encoding POU domain, class 4, transcription factor 3, protein MTMNGKQHFSMHPALHEPKYAGLHAGSEGMRRVCVPGPQLQGNIFGGFDESLLARAEALAAADSIVSHGKSHAFKADLTYHTMSSVPCTSAASSSSTAAPAPHVPSHHHHHHHLGQTLEAGDLLDHLSTSLAVSGMGAPPEPPGMTAPSHHHHHHHHHHHLQTMGQLHQAMATMAHPHSLSVHGGMACVSDVESDPRELEAFAERFKQRRIKLGVTQADVGSALANLKIPGVGSLSQSTICRFESLTLSHNNMIALKPVLQAWLEEAEAAHQEKSSKPDLFNGSDRKRKRTSIAAPEKRSLEAYFAIQPRPSSEKIAAIAEKLDLKKNVVRVWFCNQRQKQKRMKYSTVH, encoded by the exons atgaccaTGAACGGCAAGCAGCACTTCTCCATGCACCCGGCTCTGCACGAGCCCAAGTATGCCGGCCTGCACGCAGGCTCGGAGGGCATGCGCAGAGTGTGCGTGCCCGGGCCGCAG CTGCAGGGCAATATATTCGGAGGCTTTGATGAGAGCCTGCTGGCGCGCGCGGAGGCTCTGGCGGCTGCTGACAGCATCGTCTCTCACGGCAAGAGCCACGCGTTCAAAGCAGACCTGACTTACCATACCATGAGCAGTGTCCCCTGCACCTCAGCCGCCTCCTCGTCCTCCACCGCCGCGCCCGCCCCCCACGTCCcctcccaccaccaccatcaccaccacctgGGCCAGACCCTGGAGGCCGGAGACCTCCTGGATCACCTCTCCACCAGCCTGGCCGTCAGCGGGATGGGCGCGCCGCCGGAGCCTCCGGGGATGACGGCGCCGTCGcaccatcaccaccatcaccaccaccaccaccacctccaaaCGATGGGTCAGCTCCACCAGGCCATGGCCACCATGGCGCACCCGCACTCCTTGTCCGTGCACGGCGGCATGGCGTGCGTCAGCGACGTGGAGTCCGATCCCAGAGAGCTGGAAGCGTTCGCGGAGCGCTTCAAGCAGCGGAGGATCAAACTCGGGGTGACCCAGGCGGACGTCGGGTCGGCGCTCGCCAACCTGAAGATCCCGGGCGTGGGGTCGCTCAGCCAGAGCACCATCTGCAGGTTCGAGTCCCTCACTTTGTCCCACAACAACATGATCGCGCTGAAGCCGGTCCTGCAGGCCTGGCTGGAGGAGGCCGAGGCCGCGCACCAGGAGAAGAGCAGCAAGCCGGACCTTTTCAACGGCAGCGACCGCAAGCGAAAGCGCACGTCTATCGCCGCGCCGGAGAAGCGATCTCTGGAGGCTTACTTCGCCATCCAGCCTCGGCCCTCCTCGGAAAAAATCGCAGCCATCGCGGAGAAACTGGACCTGAAAAAGAACGTGGTTCGAGTGTGGTTCTGCAACCAGCGTCAGAAACAGAAGCGAATGAAATACTCGACCGTGCACTGA